TTCCACATCATCTTCGATGACCACATTTCCCAACTGCGGAATTTTGCTGTAGCCGTCCTGGGAAGGCTGGAATCCAAAGCCGTCCGAACCGACCACCGTGTTGGAATGAACGATACAGTTGTCGCCAATGACGCAGTAATCATAAATGCGTACACCGCTGAAAATCTTGCAGTTTTTGCCGATTTTCACATTTTTACCGATGAAAACCTGAGGGTAAATCTGTGAGCCGGCTCCTATCTTTACTTTTTCTGAAATATAAGTGAAGGCACCGACGTAAATCTCTTCGCCCAGTGCGGCAGTTTCATGAATGTGGGTGTTGCTTTCAATTCCGGATTTCCGGCCCTGCATTTCCGCATAAAGATTCATTAAAACCTGAAAAGACAGGTAAGCATCATCTACCGCAATAATCGTAGGATTATAGGAATCTTTGGTTAAAAGTTTTTCTGAAACGATAAGGACCGAGCATTCTGAAGTATTGAGATATTCCGCAAACTTATCCTGCGCAATGAAGGACATATGCCCTTTTTCACCTCTTTCGATTGGTGAAACGCCTGTAATCACTGCATTTTCGTCGCCAATGATTTTTCCGTTG
The sequence above is a segment of the Chryseobacterium taklimakanense genome. Coding sequences within it:
- the lpxD gene encoding UDP-3-O-(3-hydroxymyristoyl)glucosamine N-acyltransferase translates to MEFTASQIAGFINGKIIGDENAVITGVSPIERGEKGHMSFIAQDKFAEYLNTSECSVLIVSEKLLTKDSYNPTIIAVDDAYLSFQVLMNLYAEMQGRKSGIESNTHIHETAALGEEIYVGAFTYISEKVKIGAGSQIYPQVFIGKNVKIGKNCKIFSGVRIYDYCVIGDNCIVHSNTVVGSDGFGFQPSQDGYSKIPQLGNVVIEDDVEIGANCTIDRGTIGSTVIGKGTKIDNLIQIAHNVMIGQHNVIAAQAGIAGSATIGDWNQIGGQVGIVGHIKIGNQVKIQAQSGVNSSVKDGEILYGSPAISAGDFRRNYVHFRNFSEIVKRIDNIETNSKDQTNE